ACGGGTTCCAGGAAACGCAGGTTGCGTTCCAGGGTAGCGCCAAACTCGGGTTCCATCTGGGTCTTGAACAGCACGTACTGGCCTTCTTTCTGCTTGCGGATGCTGTAAGCCAATCTGCGCTTGCCCCACAGGTCCACCTTGGAGATGATGCCACCGGCTTCCGTGATCCAGCCACTGACCTTTTCTACAACGTCTTTAAGCGCCGTATCGTCCAGGTCGGGATGGACA
This Anaerolineales bacterium DNA region includes the following protein-coding sequences:
- the rpsF gene encoding 30S ribosomal protein S6 translates to MREYELVFIVHPDLDDTALKDVVEKVSGWITEAGGIISKVDLWGKRRLAYSIRKQKEGQYVLFKTQMEPEFGATLERNLRFLEPVLRFLLISVD